A single genomic interval of Streptomyces sp. BA2 harbors:
- a CDS encoding GNAT family N-acetyltransferase, with protein sequence MEPVTLTTERLILRTFTPADTDETFEACQDADIQRWTTIPSPYARTDAEGFITRMVPDGWRHDTEYTFAVRPRGGGPLIAAASLHHPRSGAWEVGFWTAKEHRGSGYMTEIVLGLARWAFTDLGCNRLEWRAEVGNTGSRAVVEKAGFTFEGTLRGALLNKATLRDCWVGALLPGDIGLPSIQPYLPVRG encoded by the coding sequence ATGGAGCCCGTCACACTCACCACCGAACGCCTGATTCTGCGCACCTTCACGCCCGCCGACACGGACGAGACGTTCGAAGCCTGCCAGGACGCCGACATCCAGCGCTGGACCACGATCCCCTCGCCCTACGCGCGCACGGACGCGGAGGGCTTCATCACGCGCATGGTGCCGGACGGCTGGCGCCACGACACGGAGTACACCTTCGCCGTACGTCCCCGGGGCGGCGGCCCGCTGATCGCCGCCGCCAGCCTCCACCACCCGCGCTCGGGCGCGTGGGAGGTCGGCTTCTGGACGGCGAAGGAGCACCGGGGCAGCGGCTACATGACGGAGATCGTCCTCGGCCTGGCCAGGTGGGCCTTCACCGACCTGGGCTGCAACCGCCTGGAGTGGCGCGCGGAGGTCGGCAACACCGGGTCGCGCGCGGTGGTGGAGAAGGCGGGCTTCACCTTCGAGGGCACCCTGCGCGGCGCCCTCCTGAACAAGGCCACGCTCCGTGACTGCTGGGTGGGCGCCCTGCTGCCGGGCGACATCGGCCTGCCGTCGATCCAGCCGTACCTGCCGGTCCGGGGCTGA
- a CDS encoding winged helix-turn-helix domain-containing protein: MTSLPRPATDLSADEARRIALRAQGFLGAPDRRSGVRGVLRHLGAVQLDTISVLARSHELVPYARLGAVGRGRIEAAYWDGTSGTGPARPHAFEYWSHAACILPIEEWPHFAFRRRAYRTRPHWHHDLPDGAYDTVIKQLTAEGPLTATELGGAKNKGEWWDWSDAKVAVERALMYGEVVCTERRSWKRVYDLAERAIPDTLLHDDLDDRECLRRLVRLAGEALGVGTRADIADYHRLKGEQFDAVVADSGLVPVTVEGWDKPAWADPEALATAPRGRHRTTLLSPFDSLIWERARTERIFGFTHRLEAYVPKPKRIHGYFAMPVLAGGRLVGRVDPAREGSTLVAKQVSLDSPKSVPAVAQALREAATWVNCDSVRVERVNRPELTAELVRALG; the protein is encoded by the coding sequence ATGACGAGCCTGCCGCGCCCCGCCACAGACCTCTCCGCCGACGAGGCCCGCCGCATCGCGCTCCGCGCCCAGGGGTTCCTGGGCGCGCCGGACCGCAGGTCCGGTGTGCGGGGCGTGCTGCGGCATCTCGGGGCGGTCCAGCTCGACACCATCTCGGTCCTCGCCCGCTCCCACGAGCTCGTTCCGTACGCCCGCCTCGGCGCCGTCGGCCGCGGCAGGATCGAGGCGGCGTACTGGGACGGGACATCGGGCACAGGCCCCGCCCGGCCGCACGCCTTCGAGTACTGGTCGCACGCCGCGTGCATCCTGCCCATCGAGGAGTGGCCGCACTTCGCCTTCCGCCGCCGCGCCTACCGCACCCGCCCGCACTGGCACCACGACCTGCCGGACGGTGCGTACGACACGGTCATCAAGCAGCTCACCGCCGAAGGCCCGCTCACCGCCACGGAGTTGGGCGGCGCGAAGAACAAGGGCGAGTGGTGGGACTGGTCGGACGCGAAGGTCGCCGTCGAGCGGGCGCTGATGTACGGCGAGGTGGTCTGCACCGAGCGGCGCAGCTGGAAGCGGGTGTACGACCTCGCGGAGCGCGCGATCCCTGACACGCTGCTCCATGACGACCTGGACGACAGGGAGTGCCTGCGCCGTCTGGTGCGTCTGGCGGGAGAGGCTCTCGGCGTCGGCACGCGCGCGGACATCGCGGACTATCACCGTCTCAAGGGCGAGCAGTTCGACGCGGTGGTCGCGGACTCGGGCCTTGTTCCGGTGACGGTGGAGGGCTGGGACAAGCCCGCCTGGGCCGACCCCGAGGCCCTGGCGACGGCCCCGCGCGGCCGCCACCGCACGACGCTCCTGTCGCCCTTCGACTCCCTGATCTGGGAGCGGGCCCGCACGGAGCGGATCTTCGGCTTCACCCACCGCCTGGAGGCGTACGTCCCCAAGCCGAAGCGCATCCACGGCTATTTCGCCATGCCGGTCCTGGCCGGGGGCCGCCTTGTCGGCCGCGTGGACCCCGCCCGCGAGGGCAGCACGCTGGTCGCCAAGCAGGTGTCGCTGGACAGCCCCAAGTCCGTGCCCGCGGTGGCCCAGGCGCTGCGTGAAGCGGCGACGTGGGTGAACTGCGATTCCGTACGGGTCGAGCGGGTGAACCGTCCCGAGCTGACCGCCGAGCTGGTCCGCGCCCTGGGCTGA
- a CDS encoding response regulator translates to MADSFGPMRDADDDDGIGIGTDAGAPRKEPIRVLVVDDHALFRRGLEIVLAAEEDIQVVGEAGDGAEAVDKAADLLPDIVLMDVRMPKRGGIEACTSIKEVAPSAKIIMLTISDEEADLYDAIKAGATGYLLKEISTDEVATAIRAVADGQSQISPSMASKLLTEFKSMIQRTDERRLVPAPRLTERELEVLKLVATGMNNRDIAKELFISENTVKNHVRNILEKLQLHSRMEAVVYAMREKILEIR, encoded by the coding sequence ATGGCGGACAGCTTCGGACCGATGCGGGATGCCGATGACGACGACGGCATCGGTATCGGCACGGACGCGGGCGCACCGCGCAAGGAGCCCATCAGGGTCCTTGTGGTGGATGACCACGCGCTCTTCCGCCGGGGCCTGGAGATCGTCCTCGCCGCCGAGGAGGACATCCAGGTGGTCGGGGAGGCGGGCGACGGCGCCGAGGCGGTGGACAAGGCCGCGGACCTGCTGCCGGACATCGTGCTGATGGACGTACGCATGCCTAAGCGCGGCGGCATCGAGGCGTGCACCTCCATCAAGGAGGTCGCGCCCAGCGCGAAGATCATCATGCTGACGATCAGTGACGAGGAGGCCGACCTCTACGACGCGATCAAGGCGGGCGCCACGGGCTATCTCCTCAAGGAGATCTCCACGGACGAAGTGGCCACGGCGATTCGCGCGGTGGCCGACGGGCAGTCGCAGATCAGCCCGTCCATGGCGTCGAAACTGCTCACCGAGTTCAAGTCGATGATCCAGCGCACCGACGAGCGCAGACTGGTGCCCGCGCCGCGGCTGACCGAGCGCGAGCTCGAAGTGCTGAAGCTGGTGGCCACGGGCATGAACAACCGCGACATCGCGAAGGAATTGTTCATCTCCGAGAACACCGTGAAGAACCACGTGCGCAACATCCTGGAGAAGCTGCAGCTGCACTCCAGGATGGAGGCGGTCGTGTACGCGATGCGGGAGAAGATCCTCGAGATCAGGTGA
- the hpf gene encoding ribosome hibernation-promoting factor, HPF/YfiA family: MDIVVKGRKTEVPERFRKHVAEKLNLEKIQKLDGKVISLDVEVSKEANPRQADRSDRVEITLRGRGPVIRAEASATDPYAALDLATAKLDARLRKQHEKRHNRRGNGRLSAAEVAERVPDAATLNGDGTVAREEEPDGIPVKRIGSLEIQGEGPLVVREKTHVAAPMSLDQALYEMELVGHDFYLYVDSETKEPSVVYRRHAYDYGVIRLNTDPMITRPESAGGGGALGG; the protein is encoded by the coding sequence GTGGACATCGTCGTCAAGGGCCGCAAGACCGAGGTGCCAGAGCGGTTCCGCAAGCACGTGGCCGAGAAGCTGAACCTGGAGAAGATCCAGAAGCTCGACGGCAAGGTGATCAGCCTGGACGTCGAGGTGTCCAAGGAGGCGAACCCGCGTCAGGCCGACCGTTCCGACCGCGTGGAGATCACACTCCGCGGGCGCGGACCCGTGATCCGCGCGGAGGCCTCGGCAACCGATCCGTACGCGGCGCTCGACCTGGCCACGGCCAAGCTGGACGCACGACTGCGCAAGCAGCACGAGAAGCGCCACAACCGGCGCGGCAACGGCAGGCTCTCCGCCGCCGAGGTCGCCGAGCGGGTGCCGGACGCGGCGACTCTCAACGGAGACGGCACCGTCGCACGTGAGGAAGAGCCGGACGGCATCCCCGTCAAGAGGATCGGCTCACTGGAGATCCAGGGCGAAGGCCCGCTCGTGGTCCGCGAGAAGACCCACGTGGCGGCCCCGATGTCGCTCGACCAGGCGCTCTACGAAATGGAACTCGTCGGGCACGACTTCTACTTGTACGTCGACTCGGAGACGAAGGAACCGAGTGTCGTCTACCGGCGGCACGCCTACGACTACGGCGTCATCCGCCTCAACACCGACCCCATGATCACGCGGCCCGAGTCCGCGGGCGGGGGCGGTGCGCTCGGCGGCTGA
- a CDS encoding ComF family protein, producing MPGWWQDLTDLVLPAECGGCGRPRAALCARCREALCGAAPCRVSPRPRPQGLPVVHAAAPYGGAVRAVLLAHKERGALGLAVPLGAGLAGAVRAGLWEDAGLREGTAADGGDAPVLLVPVPSARGAVRRRGHDPVRRIALAAAGELRRGGTRARVVGVLRQRRAVADQAGLNFRQRQANLRGALEVTAGGGRLLAGGRVVIVDDLMTTGASLAEAARAIRDVHTESKGQGALVTAREITCENTITAAVVASSPDSFGINRN from the coding sequence ATGCCGGGGTGGTGGCAGGACCTCACCGATCTGGTGCTGCCGGCCGAGTGCGGAGGCTGTGGCAGGCCTCGCGCGGCGCTCTGCGCGCGGTGCCGCGAGGCCCTGTGCGGGGCCGCGCCGTGCCGGGTGAGTCCTCGCCCCCGGCCGCAGGGGCTGCCGGTGGTGCACGCGGCGGCGCCCTACGGGGGCGCGGTGCGGGCGGTGCTGCTCGCGCACAAGGAGCGCGGTGCTCTGGGGCTCGCGGTGCCGCTGGGCGCGGGGCTCGCCGGGGCGGTGCGTGCGGGGCTGTGGGAGGACGCCGGCTTACGGGAGGGGACCGCTGCGGACGGTGGTGACGCTCCGGTACTGCTCGTGCCGGTGCCCTCGGCTCGCGGGGCCGTGCGCAGGCGTGGGCACGATCCCGTACGGCGGATCGCGCTGGCCGCCGCGGGTGAGCTGCGGCGGGGCGGGACGCGGGCCCGGGTGGTCGGCGTGCTGCGCCAGCGGCGTGCCGTGGCCGACCAGGCGGGGCTCAACTTCCGTCAGCGGCAGGCGAATCTGCGGGGCGCCCTGGAGGTGACCGCGGGTGGCGGGCGGCTGCTGGCCGGCGGGCGGGTCGTGATCGTGGACGACCTGATGACCACGGGCGCGTCTTTGGCGGAGGCCGCGCGCGCAATACGTGACGTACACACGGAAAGTAAAGGGCAAGGCGCGTTGGTAACAGCCCGTGAAATTACCTGCGAGAACACGATCACCGCGGCTGTTGTTGCCTCGTCACCGGATTCCTTCGGAATAAACCGGAACTGA
- a CDS encoding LpqB family beta-propeller domain-containing protein has protein sequence MGADHDRRARRRPLRAGVLFGSCGVLLAGCASMPDSGNLKAVDASQRPDSQSQVRVYAMPPGEDAGPVEIVQGFLEALTSDDPEFAMARKYLTKEASKGWNPDVQTTVLENGPSTGSGSVGDDGDTGRSFPLTGRKVATVDEEHAYQLDNRAYNQVVHLTQQDGPSGKEWRIDRVPPGVVLGQSDFQRIYWSVNKYYFATRSSGAPGGGQEGLVADPVYIRQRIDPVTETVKALLDGPTTWLKQVVGTRFPTGTRLKADTKTLAPDDQGKLTVPLNAKADPIGQERCTEMAAQLLFTLQDLTSSGVEEVELQRRNGSQLCVLSKERAESVASRRTAEHPDFQYLIDDKRRLVRMPAGAGGKADPQPVQGQLGNGEQPLRSAAVSRDEERAAGVSLDGRSLYMGSLVSEGPLGKPEVRSKAKSEEDGLSTPSWDGRGDLWVADRDPKRPRLLWLEQGAGEPLPVKISNLDGRIEAVRVSADGVRIALLVKKDGKTSLRIGRVERTGAKGEQPVISVVELRQAAPQMEEVTAMSWAGGSRLVVVGRESGGVQQMRYVQSDGSVPAGAPLPGLTGVKEIAASEDERQPLVAHSDDGIVRLPTGAQWQTVVKEGTAPVYPG, from the coding sequence GTGGGCGCTGACCACGATCGCCGCGCCCGCCGGCGTCCACTGCGGGCCGGTGTGCTGTTCGGCTCCTGCGGGGTGCTGCTCGCCGGGTGCGCCTCGATGCCCGACAGCGGGAACCTGAAGGCGGTCGACGCCTCCCAGCGGCCGGACTCGCAGTCGCAGGTCCGCGTGTACGCCATGCCGCCCGGCGAGGACGCGGGTCCCGTGGAGATCGTCCAGGGCTTCCTTGAGGCGCTGACCAGCGACGACCCTGAGTTCGCGATGGCGCGCAAGTATCTGACCAAGGAAGCGTCCAAGGGCTGGAACCCCGATGTGCAGACCACGGTCCTCGAGAACGGGCCGAGCACGGGGTCGGGCAGCGTCGGGGACGACGGTGACACCGGCCGTTCGTTCCCGCTGACCGGCCGCAAGGTCGCCACCGTGGACGAGGAGCACGCCTACCAGCTGGACAACCGCGCGTACAACCAGGTCGTGCACCTCACCCAGCAGGACGGGCCGAGCGGCAAGGAGTGGCGGATCGACCGGGTGCCGCCGGGCGTCGTGCTCGGGCAGTCCGACTTCCAGCGCATCTACTGGTCCGTCAACAAGTACTACTTCGCGACGCGTTCGTCCGGTGCGCCCGGTGGCGGTCAGGAAGGGCTCGTCGCCGACCCCGTCTACATACGCCAGCGAATAGACCCCGTGACGGAGACCGTCAAGGCGCTGCTCGACGGGCCGACCACCTGGCTCAAGCAGGTCGTGGGCACGCGGTTCCCGACGGGTACGCGGCTCAAGGCGGACACCAAGACGCTGGCGCCGGACGACCAGGGCAAGCTGACGGTGCCGCTGAACGCGAAGGCCGATCCCATAGGCCAGGAGCGGTGCACGGAGATGGCAGCGCAACTGCTCTTCACGCTCCAGGACTTGACGTCGTCCGGCGTCGAGGAGGTGGAGCTCCAGCGCCGCAACGGCTCGCAGCTGTGCGTCCTGAGCAAGGAGCGGGCCGAGTCCGTCGCCTCGCGCCGCACCGCGGAACACCCCGACTTCCAGTACCTCATCGACGACAAGCGGCGCCTTGTGCGGATGCCGGCCGGTGCCGGCGGCAAGGCCGATCCCCAGCCCGTGCAGGGGCAGTTGGGCAATGGGGAGCAGCCGCTGCGTTCGGCCGCCGTGTCGCGGGACGAGGAGCGGGCGGCCGGGGTCTCGCTCGACGGGCGCTCGCTGTACATGGGGTCGCTGGTCTCCGAGGGCCCGCTCGGCAAGCCGGAGGTGCGCAGCAAGGCCAAGTCGGAGGAGGACGGTCTCTCGACGCCGAGTTGGGACGGCCGTGGCGACCTCTGGGTGGCCGACCGCGACCCGAAGCGGCCGCGGCTGCTCTGGCTGGAGCAGGGGGCGGGAGAGCCGCTGCCGGTCAAGATCTCGAACCTCGACGGGCGGATCGAGGCGGTGCGGGTGTCGGCCGACGGCGTACGGATCGCGCTGCTCGTGAAGAAGGACGGCAAGACGTCCCTGCGGATCGGCCGTGTCGAGCGGACCGGCGCCAAGGGTGAGCAGCCGGTGATCTCCGTGGTCGAACTGCGCCAGGCGGCACCGCAGATGGAGGAGGTCACCGCCATGTCGTGGGCGGGCGGCAGCCGCCTCGTGGTGGTCGGGCGCGAGTCCGGTGGCGTGCAGCAGATGCGGTACGTGCAGAGCGACGGCTCGGTGCCCGCGGGTGCGCCGCTGCCCGGCCTCACCGGCGTGAAGGAGATCGCCGCGTCCGAGGACGAGCGGCAGCCGCTGGTGGCGCACTCGGACGACGGGATAGTGCGGCTGCCGACGGGCGCGCAGTGGCAGACGGTGGTCAAGGAAGGGACGGCGCCGGTCTATCCGGGGTGA
- the mtrB gene encoding MtrAB system histidine kinase MtrB, with amino-acid sequence MSRDSSPAPPGAPAPGGRPGRTGGRRASTFGRLLDGGLLLQDGVQGSPVLRLFVRWVRRPLLPAVRLWRRNIQLKVVVTTLLMSLGVVLMLGFAVMSSVNNGLLKAKVKASQSQADGGFRAAQEEANSARPRSGQDSGTPDGGATPPTAVWMSDLVEQLSSGGQNAFNVVTLSPTSTAGGGSVRGPRASGGVDPIQSVPEALRSSVDKGTRAYQSNTRIVFNDGRDAQPGLVIGKRLNDLNGDPYQLYYLFPLTQEEESLGVVRTTLATAGLFVVVLLGAIAWLVVRQVVTPVRMAAGIAERLSAGRLQERMKVTGEDDIARLGEAFNKMAQNLQLKIQQLEELSRMQRRFVSDVSHELRTPLTTVRMAADVIHDARVDFDPVTARSAELLADQLDRFETLLADLLEISRFDAGAAALEAEPIDLREVVRRVVGGAEPLAERKGTHIRIVGDQQPVVAEADARRVERVLRNLVVNAVEHGEGQDVVVRLAVAGGAVAVAVRDYGVGLKPGEATRVFSRFWRADPARARTTGGTGLGLSIALEDARLHGGWLQAWGEPGGGSQFRLTLPRTADEALRGSPIPLEPDDSRRHRGLNDAGLPLGGANKLATVPAQPSVSERVPPPVPARAPIAPRLAQAATTADPTALPGSGARVVPRRPLDDADQGSGSGEPATDGTTDAGADAESGADRVSETETDPAREGEASRGR; translated from the coding sequence ATGTCCCGGGACAGTTCCCCCGCACCGCCCGGGGCTCCGGCTCCGGGCGGCCGTCCGGGGCGGACTGGGGGACGGCGTGCCTCGACGTTCGGGCGGCTCCTCGACGGCGGTCTGCTGTTGCAGGACGGGGTGCAGGGCAGCCCCGTCCTGAGGCTCTTCGTGCGCTGGGTGCGGCGTCCGCTGCTGCCCGCCGTGCGGCTGTGGCGGCGCAACATCCAGCTGAAGGTCGTCGTCACGACCCTGCTGATGTCGCTCGGTGTCGTGCTCATGCTCGGTTTTGCCGTCATGAGCTCCGTGAACAACGGCCTGCTCAAGGCCAAGGTGAAGGCCTCGCAGAGCCAGGCCGACGGTGGATTCAGGGCGGCGCAGGAGGAGGCGAACTCCGCTCGGCCGCGCTCCGGCCAGGACAGCGGCACGCCCGACGGAGGGGCCACGCCACCCACCGCCGTGTGGATGTCCGACCTGGTGGAGCAGCTCTCCAGCGGCGGTCAGAACGCGTTCAACGTAGTGACGCTGAGCCCGACCTCCACGGCCGGTGGCGGCAGCGTGCGCGGGCCGCGAGCCTCCGGGGGCGTGGACCCGATCCAGAGCGTGCCCGAGGCCCTGCGCAGCAGCGTCGACAAGGGCACCAGGGCCTATCAGAGCAATACGCGGATCGTCTTCAACGACGGCCGTGACGCACAGCCCGGCCTGGTCATCGGCAAGCGTCTGAACGACCTGAACGGCGATCCCTACCAGCTGTACTACCTCTTCCCGCTGACGCAGGAGGAGGAGTCCCTCGGCGTCGTCAGGACGACGCTCGCCACCGCAGGACTGTTCGTCGTGGTGCTGCTCGGCGCCATCGCCTGGCTGGTGGTGCGCCAGGTCGTCACGCCCGTACGGATGGCCGCGGGCATCGCCGAGCGGCTGTCCGCCGGACGCCTTCAGGAACGTATGAAGGTCACCGGAGAGGACGACATCGCCCGGCTCGGCGAGGCCTTCAACAAGATGGCGCAGAACCTCCAGCTGAAGATCCAGCAGCTGGAGGAGCTCTCGCGGATGCAGCGGCGGTTCGTCTCGGACGTCTCGCACGAGCTGCGTACGCCGCTGACGACCGTACGGATGGCGGCCGATGTCATCCACGACGCGCGCGTGGACTTCGATCCCGTGACCGCGCGGTCGGCCGAGCTGCTCGCCGATCAGCTCGACCGGTTCGAGACGCTGCTCGCCGACCTCCTTGAGATCAGCCGGTTCGACGCGGGCGCGGCGGCCCTGGAGGCCGAGCCGATAGACCTGCGTGAGGTCGTACGACGGGTCGTGGGCGGCGCGGAGCCGCTGGCGGAGCGCAAGGGGACGCACATACGGATCGTCGGGGACCAGCAGCCCGTGGTCGCCGAGGCCGACGCACGCCGCGTGGAGCGTGTCCTTCGCAACCTCGTGGTCAACGCCGTGGAGCACGGCGAGGGCCAGGACGTCGTGGTGCGGCTCGCGGTGGCGGGCGGCGCCGTCGCGGTGGCGGTGCGGGACTACGGAGTGGGACTCAAGCCCGGCGAGGCGACCAGGGTGTTCAGCCGCTTCTGGCGGGCCGACCCGGCACGCGCGCGTACCACCGGTGGTACGGGTCTCGGGCTCTCCATCGCACTCGAAGACGCGCGGCTGCACGGCGGCTGGCTGCAGGCGTGGGGCGAGCCGGGCGGCGGTTCGCAGTTCCGTCTGACGCTGCCGCGCACGGCGGACGAGGCGCTGCGGGGCTCGCCGATACCGCTGGAGCCCGACGATTCGCGGCGTCACCGCGGACTGAACGACGCGGGCCTCCCGCTCGGCGGCGCGAACAAGCTCGCCACGGTGCCTGCGCAGCCTTCGGTGTCGGAGCGGGTGCCGCCGCCCGTCCCGGCGAGGGCGCCGATCGCGCCGCGGCTCGCCCAGGCGGCCACGACGGCGGACCCCACCGCGTTGCCGGGCAGCGGTGCGCGCGTCGTGCCCCGGCGGCCGCTGGACGACGCGGACCAGGGCTCCGGCTCCGGTGAACCGGCGACGGACGGCACGACGGACGCCGGGGCGGATGCCGAGAGCGGCGCCGATCGCGTGAGCGAGACGGAAACGGATCCCGCAAGGGAAGGGGAGGCCTCTCGTGGGCGCTGA